The Candidatus Palauibacter australiensis sequence CTGTCCGCTGTGGCTTGACAGTTGACAAAGTAACCTCCTCCCGTAAGACACCCGAATCCCAACCAAGTGCCGTCCCAATCTATGAAGATTCCACATGTTTCGTCACAGATTTGCGCCTCTGCCTTACTCGGCACTGCAGCACACACCAAGAAAAGCGCTACGAGTACAGCGAGTCGTTTAATGGTCATGGTAACTCCAGTCAAAGTTTGATTAGTTGAGGCTGCTAAAGACCTTTCGGGTCCAGTCGCAACCGGCGGAGAACAGGTTCGAATCGGTGCTCGCCCAGGACCCACAGCACACGTCGACCTAAGTCGTAACCGACCATCACACCCCAGTCGTTTGGCACTGACGTAGAGGCAATGTGACGCCCGTCACGAGTAAACAAATCCCAATAACGCGACGTTCCCTCGCGCCGACCGACAACAAACGTCGAATCAGTTAGTGAAATGGCAGCATGAAAAACGGGCACCTCCGACGTGGGTCGCCCAAACTCGATACGGTCTGATTGTTCGGTGATTGAGATCGCGTCATCTGGTGTCAAGTCGTATGAGAAGGGTGCTTCAATGACCGTGAAGCGTCTTCCAGTCAGGGAATAGTCATGAATCTCGTACGGCAGACGCCGTACGAAGAGCGCGCGGCCATCAGGAGTTAACGCGATGGTTCCAGCGCCAGAATAGGCGAGCGACATGGGGTTGGCAGCTACTGGCGCAGGAGCGAATGAGCTGACGTACAGCAACTCTGAATCGAAGACATGAATCGCGGAATCCGGTGATGGTCCTCGGGGCGCGATGCCTACGATGGCCAGACGGCCATCTCCATCCACTACGAGATCATCCATCTTGGCGAACCCGAAAGCCAGTTGCTGTCGGTCGATGAACGATCCTGCCGACGAGAGGCGGGAGATCGCGTTAGCAGAGGGATCGTAGACGTATACGGTGCCATCAGCAGCGACGGTTAGTCGATAAAGGGCGCGAAACTCGCCGGGGCCATCGCCAGATCCCCCAGACCGCCAGGCTAGGTCACCGGTGTGGTCAAAGGCAACAACCTCCGCGTTTCCCATGTCGGCGACATGTACCGACCCGTCTGGGCCGAGAGCAGCATCCGCGACGATTCCGAGTTCATGTTCGAGACCGACGATAGAGATCTCTTCCACTCTCAAGGGAAAACCCTCGTCGAACTGCGCCTGCTGCAGGGCGGCGAGCGGATCTATGGAGGCCTCGAGCAGCTGCCACAAGAGACCGAGGAGCATTGGCAGCGCCACCTTAGTCGCGCAACTACCGCGTGTCGAACGCTTCATGAGTTGTACTCGCTTTCTCCTGGATTCCTAAACGTATGGGGGAAGGCACGACGTTCTTGGGTCTGCATCTTGCCCAAGATCTGATCGCAGTGGCTCAATCATGTATAATGTCTCCGTTCTTTGGGTTTCGATTGGAGGCGCAGGACCGAGCGTTTCGGTTCCGCGCCCGCGTGGGTCCGCAGATGCTCGGGGTGAAGGTCGGCGGCAGCCGGAATCGACCGACCCACGGGGTGGGTTCGGGTCCGCTCGCGTAGAGCCAGGTGTCGGAGGCATCCACCGTGATGGCCTCCGTAGCCCGGTCTAGAGGCAGGGTCTTCACGTAGTCGCCATCCCAGGTGTAGACCTGCACCGCCGTCGTGGCCCATGGAGCCCCGAGTTCATCCACGCTCCGGCCGGAGAACAGGCCGTACACGTAGTGCCTTGTCGCGACCAGATCCGTGAATCCGTAGCGCGCCTCCGATCCCAGAGACATGACGGCCCTCCCGCCCCGTGATCGTCCCTGCCTCCACACCGGCTGAAAGGTGTCCGGCACGGCGGCCTGCGCGATCGACGCGCCATCGTAGTCGAATATCTCGAGCAGCCCTCCAAGGAGCGTAGCCGCCGCCAGCCGGCCCCCGGCGGGGTCCGCCACGACGCGGCTCTCGTACGCCTCGAGTCCGCTCGCGTAGAGCCACGTGTCGGAGGCGTCGATGGCGATGGCCTCCGCGGCGCGGTCGAGGCGCAGCGTCTTCACGTGTGTGCCGTTCCAGGTGTAGACCTGCACCTCCCGCGACGCCCAGACGGGCCCGTCCTCATCCACCCTCCGTCCCGAGAAGACGCCGTACAGGTAGCGTCGGGTGGCGGCCAGGTCCGTGAAGCCGTAACGCGTCTCCGGACTTACGGCCATGACGCCCTGCCCGCTGCTCGATTGTCCCTGGGCCCACGCGGGCTGGAAGGGGTCGGGCACCGCCGCCCGGGCGATCGGAACGCCGTCGCGGTCGAAGATCTCGAGCAGCCCGCCGAGGAGCGTCGCGGCGGCCAGGCGTTCCCCCTCGGGGTCGGCCACGACCCAGCTCTCGTACGCCTGCGGGAGCGTCGTTCCCGGCGCCTCCGCCACGTCGGGCGGGAAGCCCAGGATCGTGCGGTCGTAGCTCCGGTCCGCGTGGTAGCGACCGATACGACCCTCCGTGATCCATCCGCCGGCGAACCACGTCCCGTCGGAGGCGCGCACGAGCGCTCCGGCGGTCGGACCGTTCAGCGGGACGGTTTCGGGGTTCACCTCCGCCCCCGCTTCGATCTCCGGCAGGGACAACCGCGTCAGGCGCTGATGGATGCCGTCGAGGATCCAGACCTCGTCGGGCGATTCCGCGGCCCCGATCACGACTTGCTCCGGGTCCTTGAACTCGCCCGGCCCGTCGCCCTGGCGGCCGTAGGAACCGAGGCGCCCCGGCGTCTCGAGATCGACGACGTGAACCGACGGCTCCAGCATCGCGTCCAGCGCCACCACGCGGCCCCCGGCCAACCCGATCTCGACGATCCAGCCGAGCGAGTCGTCCGCGAAGACGGCGTCCGGCGTCAACGCGGACGGGCTGTCGGTGGCCAGCGCGGCCGGTTCCGCCTGACGACACGCGCCGATCGCCAACACCGCGACGGCCGACAGCCCGATCGCTGACCGCCTCGTCGCAACGCTACTAAGGCTCAACACAGCGCGGCAGCCGGTTTCTTTCCTGCATATCCGGGCAGATGCAGTCCATCTTGGATATGCTACCGCACCCCTCTTGGGTGCACGACGCGGCGGACAGCCCGAGACGGGCGGTGGCATCCGCATCCGCGGTGACGGGAACAATCGCGACGATTGTCGCGAACGCTGCCGTGGCCAAGAAACGTTTCAAGCTCATCGCCTTCCCTCCAGGATCGAGTGCTGCCGGCTACCCGGCCGACGCCGGGGGATGATCCCCCAGCATGAGTGCGATGCGGAGCGCGGGTGCGAGAGCCTCCCCGCGATATCGCAGGGTGCCACCGCGGTCCACGACGAAGAATTGCACCTCCCGCCAGGCGCCCAGCGCTTCCCAGACTTCGGATCGCCTGTCATACAGGAACGGGGGTAGCCCCGAAGTGCCGGCCTCAGAGGCGGCCTGATCCCCGCGCCGCAAATCAGGATTGACGGTAACCAGCAACGCTCGCGCACCAGCCGCCGCCAGTTCCGGACCATTGACCCGCAGCAGCTCCAGGCTCTCCTCGGGGACGTAGCTCGGTCGAAGGGTCTGGATGATCAGCGTCACGTCGCCGCCGGTCACCTCGTGCAACGTCCTCTCTTGTTCAGAGGCAATCTCGAGCGTCGCGCCCCCGTTGACCCACTCATCGAGCAGTGACGATGCCAAGTGCTCTCGCCACGCCGCGCGAGCTACAGCCAATCCGGCCTCCGTCGGTGCGGTCGCCCAATCTTCTCCCTCAGGCACGTAGGGTTCGAGAGGGATGACGGGGTCCGCCTGCGCGAGCGCCAGCAACTGGGTCGCGCGAGTCGAGGACCCGGCCTCCGCGTGGAATCGGGCCAACTCCACGAACGCACGGGGATTCCAGCTGAGTTCGGCGGCGCGCTCGAAGGCCTCGAGCGCCCCCGCGCGGTCACCACGAGCCACCCGCAGCCGTCCGAGAAGCACGTGCAGGCGGGCCCGACTCTCGGCGGCCTCGGCCTCGAAGTTGGCTCGCGTACCGGCGAGCGGCCGATCCCTGCCGAGCCAGTCCAGCCGCCCGTTCAACTGTTGCAGGATCCACTCCTCGGCGACCGGCCCAAGAGGCGGTACTTCAACCATGCGCTCCGCCACTTCGACGTCGAGCCGGGAGTCTCGAATCACGGGATTGGCAGCGTACCTCTCCAGCCAGACCCTTGTACGGACTGGATCGGCCACCTCCTGGGAAAGCTGCAGTCCGACCTGGGCTACTGAGGGCATCGGTGCGAGCCTCCAGCTCCGGTCCAGCGCGTCCAGCTTTTCTGCAGCCGACGTCGACGACATCAGGATCGACTCCAGACGTACCTGCGACGCGTACTCGTGCCGGGGATGTTTGGCGGCGAGTACGCTCCGCCAATACGCCTCGACCTCGCCCCGTCCGAGGAGGCGGGCGTAGAGGCTCAGGGCGTGCATTTCGCCCGGCCCGGGGTCGCTTCGCCGCGCAGCCGCATCCATCCGTTCCAGACGCTCGCGGTGGGCGCCCGGCGGGATCTCCCCGGAGTCCTCGGGCAGCGCACCCCGCCCGTACAGGAGGAGGGCTGCCCATAGCTCGGGGCGCTCAGGGTACTCCGACAGCGCCTGCTCGGTCACCTCGACGGTCCGGGTGGGGTTCAGACGCGAGGTGGCCAGCACCTGGTACAGGCGGGCCTCGAGCGTCGCTCGGCCTTCTGGATCCGTCTCGAGATACTCCCAAGACCGGCTGAAATCGCTGTCGATGTAGTTTCCGTCCGGGTGTTCGACGGCGGCGGCCGCGTACACGGTGCCGGGGGGCAGGGCCACCGCTCCGGAGAAGACGCCGGGGTCTTCCCGGGAGAGTTCGACCACGCGATATCCGGGTTCGGTCTGCGCAACGCGGAGGGAGTCGGGCACCCAGTAACGCAGCCGCACCCGGAGGCCGGGTTCCGCCGCCAGCGGCGAGACGGTCTCGTAACGGAGCGTGAGCGCGCCCGGCTCCTCGTGGTGGAACCGCAGAGTGCTCGAACCGGCCATGGCCCGCTCGGGTCCAAGCGTCAACGCGAGGACCGCCACGATCACGGCCAGCATGAGGGCCCCCGCCGAGACAGTCAGGGCCCGGGAGGACGCAACCAGGCTTCGTGAGAACGCGGCCGGCTCCGCCTGCGCAGCGGCGAAGGGGATGGGGGCGGCACTGTCCGCTTCCACGGGGAAGATCTCTTCGAACAGTCCATCGGGCGGCTTCGGCGTCGGCATGCTACGGAGCGCGGCACTCAACTCGCGAATGAGCTGGACCTCGCGCCGACAGACCGCGCACGAACGAAGGTGTTGCCGCACGGCGGCGGCGTAGGGCTCGGGCAACTCCCCATCCGCGTAGCGGTTCAGGGTCCACTCATCAAACTGTGTGCAGGATTCCATCTTACAGCTCCCTACTGCTCGAACAGCTTCGCACGAAGCAGCTTCCGCGCCTTGTGCAACCGCGACTCCGAGGTCGAGCGCGAGATATCGAGAAGCTCGGCAATCTCCCCGTGCGTACACCCCTCGATCTCCTTGAGAACGACAACGGTCCGCAGTTCCTCCGTCAGCGAAGACAGCGCGCGTTCCACTGCGATCGAGTTCAAGACCGGGAATTCCGGCGACGTGACGACCTCGCCGTCGTCAGCCGCCACAGCCATCGTCGTCTCATGTCGTCTTCGCTCCGCCCGGAGGTGTTTGAGAGCGGCGCGAGCCGTCACGGAACGAAGCCATGGGCCCAGCGGCCGCTTGCCATTGAACCGCCGAAGGAGCTTGGGAAGGTCACCAAAGACATCGTGTACTACATCTCGAGCATCGGCAGACGACTCCGTCAAACGGTACGCGACAGCGAACAACTGGTCCGAGTACTCCTCGTACAGGGACCGCAACGCTGAGCGGTCGCTGCGCGCCGCCCTGCGCGACAATCGCTTCTCCCGGGACGCGGTCATCAAGCCGCGCCACCTCGCACAACCAGGCCTGTCCCAGTGACTCGCTCCACGGAGAATCTTCCTCTCGCCGTCGGGGCTCTGTGTCGGAAGCCGATGCTGCCTCCGTGGATCTTCCCTCTACATCTTATATCCCGCCCGAGGGCGAAACTTGCATCGGGCTCCTCCGGCGCTTCTGGACGGAATGAACCCTCGACGAAGCTCATCGAATCTCTAAGTAGTGCTATAGCAATGTGATAGGAGTGGGGAGATTTCGGATAACGCGGTCGAAAATTGGACGGCGCTCGCTGCCGTTGGCCCCCCGACGACGACGGGCCAACTCGACGTGTCGGGAGCGCTCACTACCTGCCGGCGGGGCGACACACGGCGGCCTGCCCCGAGCTACCGGGGCAGGCCGGCCGTACGCTTCGCGTGGCTCCGCGGGGAGCCGTCGTGCGCGCGGGTCTAGCCGAGACGGATCACGCCGCGGCGGTGGTCGGGTCGCATGTTTCTCTCCTTTGGGGTTTGTCGTTCGTTACCGAAAGCGCGCCAGAAACGGCGCTTCCGATAACACAAACGCCTCCGGTTCGAAAAACCTTACATCGCGCCCTACTTCGTCCAGATGACGACGGCGCCGCAGCGGCTGTCGAAGCCGGAGAACTCCGCCGGAAGCGACGCCGCGCCGCTGTACACCTCGACCCCCCCGACCTCGAGCGGCAGGATGAAGTCGTTTACGGACGCGGGGTTGCTGCCCCAGCGGCCGTCGCCCGACCGGATCACGAGGACGCCATCCACGTACACGTTCAGTTCGCAGCCCGCGCCGCCGAAGCCGCTCGAGACTCTCCTGCTGAACACCCCGCACTTGCGTCCCTGACAGCCTACCCGAACTCCCGGCGCGTCCGCGATGAGATCCGTGACGCGGAGCGGATTCCGTCGCTCGATGTCCTGGACGGTGAAGAATGTGCCCAGCCCGGTCAGATCGCCCCAGTGTTTCCGTTCGTAGAATCCCTGCATCTCCAGCCGTCGGAGCCTCGTGACCGTCGCCACCAGGGGCGCGAGTTCCACAGGGTCTGGCGAGAGGCGTACGTCCACCTCCGTCGTGTGGCCCGGGGTAACCGTCACGCCGTGCGTCAGCGGTTCGTAGCCGATGTGCCGGATCGAAAGTTCGTACTCGCCCACGGGGAGCTCGCCCAGGACGAAGTGGCCTCTCCTGTCGCTCCGCGCCTCCTCCTGGCCCTGCGCCTCCTCCCTGCCCTGCACCCCTTCCCGGCGATCGGTGACGGACACGGCTGCCGCCGCCACGGGACGGTGGCTCCGCGCATCGCGCACCCGGCCGAGGAGCCGTCCCATCTCCGTCTCGCCCAGGGACCGCAGTTCGATTTCGTGGACCAGTCCGGGTTCGAGGGTGATCACGTCCTCTTCGGTCGATGCGCCTGCGACTTCCTGGACGGCCGACGTCGGCAGCTCTTCCGGGGACTCGATGGGCAGCGCGGGGTCAACCTGCACATCCTGCCAGGCAACCCGGGTGAGCAGTTCCAACTCCACGCCCACGTCCGCCCCCGCCTGCCGGAGGAGGGCCGGTTCGCCCAGCGGGATGCGGCAGAGCACGAATTCGCCCTCTTCGCCGGACACGTCACTGGCGCTATCCGTCCGCTCGGTGACGTCGACCGTCCCTCCCACCAGCCGGATCGTCCAGGTCCGCCACAGGGCCTCGACCGCAACACCCGGGACGGGGAGTCCCGTATCGGGGTCGCGCGCGACCCCGACCACCGCGCCCCGGCTCCCGTAGGAGGGCAGATCCGGGCAGGTCCGCGTGAAGACGGTCTCGGCGGAGGGTGTCCAGAGTTCCAGGGCCTCGCTCCTGCGGTCGTCGACGACCACGCGCCTTTCGTCCGGCCGGAAACCGGCCGTCCGCAACCTCGGATGGCCCACGCCGAGCGCATAGACGCCATCGGGAAGCCCCGTCACGCGGAAGGCGCCGGCGTCGTCGGTGACCGCGCTGAAAGGCGCCTCGGCGGCTTCCGGCCTGGGATTCAAGGCCACTGCGTCGTCCCAATCGCGCAGGACGATGTCCGCTCCGGGCAGCGGTTCGCCGCCGATGCTGTCGCGCACGACGCCGGCGACTACGCCCTCACCGGTTCCAAACCAGCGTCCGCCCGCGAAGGCCTCTACGACGCTGCCGCCGGTCTGCCGATACGCCGCAAGCACGGGTTCCGGGTCCCCGGTCAGGCCGGCGAAGACTGGACGGAGTGAACGCCCCCGGATCGGAAAGCGGATCCACCAGTCGCGGACGTAGAACGGGCCGCCAGGCACCCGGTCGAAGAAGAGGTTCGCGCCGACCCGGCGTCGATCCGTCCCCCGTGGCAGCGGGACGTTGCGGTACCGCAACTCGACCTCGCGCAGCGCGGCGCTCGCCTCGTCGAGCCACAGCGTCCCCTCGATCCCGATCACGTTGCTCCCGCCGCTGGGGCGGAAGGTGATTCCGAGTCTTGCCTCGCCTTCCACCTCGTCGCGCCGC is a genomic window containing:
- a CDS encoding BF3164 family lipoprotein; translated protein: MLAIGACRQAEPAALATDSPSALTPDAVFADDSLGWIVEIGLAGGRVVALDAMLEPSVHVVDLETPGRLGSYGRQGDGPGEFKDPEQVVIGAAESPDEVWILDGIHQRLTRLSLPEIEAGAEVNPETVPLNGPTAGALVRASDGTWFAGGWITEGRIGRYHADRSYDRTILGFPPDVAEAPGTTLPQAYESWVVADPEGERLAAATLLGGLLEIFDRDGVPIARAAVPDPFQPAWAQGQSSSGQGVMAVSPETRYGFTDLAATRRYLYGVFSGRRVDEDGPVWASREVQVYTWNGTHVKTLRLDRAAEAIAIDASDTWLYASGLEAYESRVVADPAGGRLAAATLLGGLLEIFDYDGASIAQAAVPDTFQPVWRQGRSRGGRAVMSLGSEARYGFTDLVATRHYVYGLFSGRSVDELGAPWATTAVQVYTWDGDYVKTLPLDRATEAITVDASDTWLYASGPEPTPWVGRFRLPPTFTPSICGPTRARNRNARSCASNRNPKNGDIIHD
- a CDS encoding zf-HC2 domain-containing protein, with amino-acid sequence MESCTQFDEWTLNRYADGELPEPYAAAVRQHLRSCAVCRREVQLIRELSAALRSMPTPKPPDGLFEEIFPVEADSAAPIPFAAAQAEPAAFSRSLVASSRALTVSAGALMLAVIVAVLALTLGPERAMAGSSTLRFHHEEPGALTLRYETVSPLAAEPGLRVRLRYWVPDSLRVAQTEPGYRVVELSREDPGVFSGAVALPPGTVYAAAAVEHPDGNYIDSDFSRSWEYLETDPEGRATLEARLYQVLATSRLNPTRTVEVTEQALSEYPERPELWAALLLYGRGALPEDSGEIPPGAHRERLERMDAAARRSDPGPGEMHALSLYARLLGRGEVEAYWRSVLAAKHPRHEYASQVRLESILMSSTSAAEKLDALDRSWRLAPMPSVAQVGLQLSQEVADPVRTRVWLERYAANPVIRDSRLDVEVAERMVEVPPLGPVAEEWILQQLNGRLDWLGRDRPLAGTRANFEAEAAESRARLHVLLGRLRVARGDRAGALEAFERAAELSWNPRAFVELARFHAEAGSSTRATQLLALAQADPVIPLEPYVPEGEDWATAPTEAGLAVARAAWREHLASSLLDEWVNGGATLEIASEQERTLHEVTGGDVTLIIQTLRPSYVPEESLELLRVNGPELAAAGARALLVTVNPDLRRGDQAASEAGTSGLPPFLYDRRSEVWEALGAWREVQFFVVDRGGTLRYRGEALAPALRIALMLGDHPPASAG
- a CDS encoding sigma-70 family RNA polymerase sigma factor is translated as MTASREKRLSRRAARSDRSALRSLYEEYSDQLFAVAYRLTESSADARDVVHDVFGDLPKLLRRFNGKRPLGPWLRSVTARAALKHLRAERRRHETTMAVAADDGEVVTSPEFPVLNSIAVERALSSLTEELRTVVVLKEIEGCTHGEIAELLDISRSTSESRLHKARKLLRAKLFEQ
- a CDS encoding TonB-dependent receptor, giving the protein MVGPLVAIAAVLALPSAAAAQRISGTVREADGGRLISAGFVSLLDRSGAAVEADFTAAAGAFSFQAPGPGEYRIRVERIGYADWVTEPYAVAAGQALAITVDVPREPVRLGDLRVEVTGACLDDPRQGEALAVVWEEARKALETAVWAEDRGELTFTLTEFERTVDPRSLVTLGSETRTRRNVRPPPFRSLPARQLVTQGYAVVDRDSSVFHAPDATVLLSEEFRDAHCFGLRRDEVEGEARLGITFRPSGGSNVIGIEGTLWLDEASAALREVELRYRNVPLPRGTDRRRVGANLFFDRVPGGPFYVRDWWIRFPIRGRSLRPVFAGLTGDPEPVLAAYRQTGGSVVEAFAGGRWFGTGEGVVAGVVRDSIGGEPLPGADIVLRDWDDAVALNPRPEAAEAPFSAVTDDAGAFRVTGLPDGVYALGVGHPRLRTAGFRPDERRVVVDDRRSEALELWTPSAETVFTRTCPDLPSYGSRGAVVGVARDPDTGLPVPGVAVEALWRTWTIRLVGGTVDVTERTDSASDVSGEEGEFVLCRIPLGEPALLRQAGADVGVELELLTRVAWQDVQVDPALPIESPEELPTSAVQEVAGASTEEDVITLEPGLVHEIELRSLGETEMGRLLGRVRDARSHRPVAAAAVSVTDRREGVQGREEAQGQEEARSDRRGHFVLGELPVGEYELSIRHIGYEPLTHGVTVTPGHTTEVDVRLSPDPVELAPLVATVTRLRRLEMQGFYERKHWGDLTGLGTFFTVQDIERRNPLRVTDLIADAPGVRVGCQGRKCGVFSRRVSSGFGGAGCELNVYVDGVLVIRSGDGRWGSNPASVNDFILPLEVGGVEVYSGAASLPAEFSGFDSRCGAVVIWTK